Proteins encoded by one window of Prevotella nigrescens:
- the murG gene encoding undecaprenyldiphospho-muramoylpentapeptide beta-N-acetylglucosaminyltransferase has protein sequence MNEEFRVIISGGGTGGHIFPAVSIANAISTKYPKTKILFVGAEGRMEMQRVPAAGYKIKGLPIKGFNRANKLKNISVLCKLWKSLRLARKIIKDFNPQVAVGVGGYASGATLYECSKMGIPCLIQEQNSYAGVTNKILAKRAKKICVAYEGMERFFPADKIIMTGNPVRQNVLETPLSQEEARKQFGLNPTKKTILLVGGSLGARTINRAVLEHLDLIDVSDAQFIWQTGKYYHQTILDQIKGKELPNLKIMDFIGDMGAAYKAADLVISRAGASSISEFQLIGKPVILVPSPNVAEDHQTKNAMALVNKGAALFVKDIEAPNTLLQLAIKTVNDEQKLESLSQNVKKMGLHNSADVIADEVIKLIKQ, from the coding sequence ATGAACGAAGAGTTTAGAGTCATTATTAGTGGTGGAGGAACAGGTGGACACATCTTTCCAGCTGTGTCTATTGCCAATGCCATCAGCACTAAATATCCTAAGACAAAAATATTATTTGTTGGAGCAGAAGGGCGAATGGAAATGCAACGTGTTCCTGCTGCAGGCTACAAAATAAAAGGCTTGCCCATTAAAGGTTTCAACCGTGCAAACAAGCTGAAAAATATCAGCGTGCTCTGCAAGCTTTGGAAGAGTCTGCGCTTGGCACGTAAGATTATAAAAGACTTTAACCCACAAGTAGCCGTAGGTGTAGGTGGTTATGCCAGCGGTGCAACATTGTATGAATGTTCGAAGATGGGCATTCCTTGTCTAATTCAAGAACAAAACTCTTACGCTGGTGTAACCAACAAGATACTTGCCAAAAGAGCTAAGAAAATTTGTGTAGCTTACGAAGGTATGGAACGCTTCTTTCCTGCTGACAAGATTATTATGACAGGAAACCCCGTACGTCAAAATGTTCTCGAAACACCGCTCTCACAAGAAGAGGCCAGGAAACAATTCGGACTTAACCCTACAAAGAAAACTATTCTACTGGTAGGTGGCAGTCTCGGTGCACGCACCATCAATCGTGCAGTATTAGAACATTTAGACCTTATCGATGTTTCTGATGCACAGTTTATTTGGCAGACGGGTAAGTATTATCATCAGACTATCCTCGACCAGATAAAAGGAAAAGAACTTCCTAACTTGAAAATAATGGACTTCATCGGCGATATGGGTGCAGCCTACAAAGCAGCCGACTTAGTTATTAGTCGTGCGGGCGCAAGCTCTATTAGTGAATTCCAGCTCATAGGTAAACCTGTTATACTTGTCCCAAGTCCAAATGTAGCAGAAGACCATCAAACCAAAAATGCAATGGCGTTGGTAAACAAAGGTGCAGCTTTATTCGTAAAAGATATTGAAGCACCTAACACTCTTTTACAATTGGCTATAAAAACAGTAAACGATGAGCAGAAACTTGAAAGTTTAAGCCAAAATGTAAAGAAAATGGGACTACACAATTCGGCTGATGTTATAGCTGACGAGGTGATAAAACTAATAAAACAATAA
- a CDS encoding leucine-rich repeat domain-containing protein, with amino-acid sequence MQKKIILLLLPLVFACSQKMYGQVHFFDANVSKCGELKQVLGDKWDKIDSLVVHGPINGADFTTMWECSFEGKLTVLNLEHAQIENNKIPTRALYKVEKQAVDDPRAYQGVVYLPLRRIILPEGIQEIGDFAFSRMKLEQINLPKSLRKLGRFSFSSCHWLSTDPLIIPEGVTSIPSQCFVNCQCFKKLMLPSTIKIIEGFAFYNTRVEEVNFPEGLELIKIAAFDGCDLMEAILPSTLKELSDFTFSMCPKLQEIKIPEGITKIPFAFASWCRSLEKVNIPKSVTVIEDDAFGSDVKLKSIDLPEGLRHIGKDAFWECAVDSIIFPASLEYLGAGSCANWENVKKIYSLSPNPPCCAADKEGKHKTFHGITPNDIPVYVPIGSGEKYRQAFGWNYFTNIIETDKFPTGIMSPKMGNNELCKVYGKDSELIIEIPNLLSSPIHYSIYSIEGTMIEQGCLTKSYIIKMPSKGVYIVRVGNATHKIFL; translated from the coding sequence ATGCAGAAAAAAATAATACTTTTGTTGCTACCTCTTGTATTTGCCTGTTCACAAAAGATGTATGGACAAGTCCATTTTTTTGATGCTAATGTGAGCAAGTGCGGAGAGTTGAAGCAAGTTTTGGGTGATAAATGGGACAAAATAGATTCTTTAGTTGTGCACGGTCCAATAAATGGAGCAGACTTTACAACCATGTGGGAATGCAGCTTTGAGGGGAAGCTAACTGTATTAAATTTGGAACATGCGCAAATAGAAAATAATAAGATACCTACGCGTGCACTTTATAAAGTTGAAAAGCAAGCCGTTGATGACCCGAGAGCGTATCAGGGCGTGGTTTACCTCCCACTCCGCCGCATCATCCTTCCTGAGGGAATTCAGGAAATTGGAGACTTTGCTTTCTCAAGGATGAAATTAGAACAAATAAACCTCCCCAAAAGTTTGAGAAAGCTTGGTCGTTTCAGTTTTTCAAGCTGCCATTGGTTAAGTACCGACCCGTTGATTATCCCGGAAGGTGTAACGTCTATTCCATCACAATGTTTTGTAAATTGCCAATGCTTCAAGAAATTGATGCTACCCTCTACTATTAAGATAATTGAAGGATTTGCTTTCTACAACACAAGAGTGGAAGAAGTAAACTTTCCAGAGGGATTAGAGCTTATTAAAATTGCAGCTTTTGATGGGTGCGACTTGATGGAAGCAATATTGCCAAGTACTCTTAAAGAACTGTCTGATTTTACCTTTTCCATGTGCCCTAAATTACAAGAAATCAAAATTCCTGAAGGGATTACCAAGATCCCCTTTGCCTTTGCTTCTTGGTGTCGATCATTGGAAAAAGTGAATATCCCCAAGAGTGTTACAGTAATAGAGGATGATGCTTTCGGAAGCGATGTAAAACTCAAATCGATAGACTTGCCCGAGGGATTAAGACATATTGGGAAAGATGCTTTTTGGGAATGTGCAGTTGATTCCATTATATTTCCAGCTTCACTAGAATATTTAGGCGCAGGGAGTTGTGCAAATTGGGAAAATGTCAAAAAGATATATTCCCTCTCTCCTAACCCTCCTTGTTGTGCAGCTGATAAGGAAGGAAAGCATAAAACATTTCATGGTATCACTCCCAATGACATTCCCGTCTACGTTCCCATCGGCTCAGGAGAAAAATATCGTCAGGCTTTCGGCTGGAACTACTTCACGAACATCATTGAAACGGACAAGTTCCCAACCGGAATAATGTCGCCTAAGATGGGCAATAACGAACTATGTAAGGTATATGGGAAAGACAGCGAACTAATAATAGAAATTCCTAATTTGCTCTCATCGCCTATTCATTATTCCATTTACAGTATAGAGGGAACAATGATAGAACAAGGTTGTCTCACAAAATCTTATATAATAAAAATGCCTTCAAAGGGTGTCTATATTGTGCGTGTTGGAAATGCTACACATAAAATATTCTTGTAA
- a CDS encoding cell division protein FtsQ/DivIB, which produces MDTSWKKIIFYVLDVVLAFYLVMAVTSWNTPDKSRRVCTKVNINISDSNNSGFLSAKEIKSILEKDRLYPLNKQLNAIVPRKIEEALKVGPFVDTAQCYITENGHVNIRISQRMPIIRIKNNKGEDYYLDDNGGILPNSKYTSDLIVATGNISRPFAHFAITPMAKAINKSEFWLNQIEQINVRPDKGIEFVPRIGDHIIFIGYLPIRRNKAANDKGIDEFVTKKLERTEKFYRYGLSQAGWNKYSYINVEFDNQIICKRKAVQQQNGGQQQSKQEEKIQTEVTE; this is translated from the coding sequence ATGGATACAAGTTGGAAGAAGATTATTTTCTATGTATTAGATGTCGTCTTGGCATTCTACCTTGTTATGGCTGTAACTTCGTGGAACACACCGGACAAGAGTCGTCGTGTATGTACTAAAGTAAATATAAATATCTCTGACTCCAATAACTCTGGTTTTCTTAGTGCTAAAGAAATCAAATCCATTCTTGAGAAAGATAGGTTGTATCCGCTTAACAAACAACTTAATGCTATAGTACCTCGAAAGATAGAAGAGGCATTAAAAGTGGGGCCATTTGTAGATACGGCACAGTGCTACATAACAGAGAATGGACATGTGAACATTAGAATTTCGCAACGTATGCCTATCATTCGTATCAAAAACAACAAAGGCGAAGACTACTATTTGGACGATAATGGAGGTATTCTTCCTAACTCTAAATACACAAGCGATTTAATCGTGGCTACGGGGAACATTAGCAGACCGTTTGCACATTTCGCCATTACTCCTATGGCAAAGGCTATAAACAAATCTGAGTTTTGGCTCAACCAAATCGAACAGATAAATGTTCGTCCAGATAAAGGCATAGAATTTGTACCGCGCATAGGCGACCATATTATATTTATTGGATATCTGCCAATAAGAAGGAATAAAGCCGCAAATGATAAAGGTATCGACGAGTTTGTTACGAAGAAACTCGAACGAACCGAAAAGTTCTATCGCTACGGACTTTCGCAAGCGGGCTGGAATAAATACTCTTATATCAATGTGGAGTTCGACAACCAGATTATCTGCAAAAGAAAAGCTGTACAACAACAGAATGGCGGACAGCAACAATCCAAGCAAGAGGAAAAAATACAAACGGAAGTAACAGAATAA
- the murC gene encoding UDP-N-acetylmuramate--L-alanine ligase: protein MKLRDIQAVYFVGAGGIGMSALARYFHHKGLVVAGYDKTPSDLTHHLEQEGIQLHYEDNINLIPETCKDPSTTLVVYTPAVPNTHTELTYFRENGFEIEKRSQVLGRLTQTHKGLCFAGTHGKTTTSTMCAHIMHESHLDCNAFLGGISKNYGTNYIFSQKSDYVVIEADEFDRSFHWLRPYMSVITSTDPDHLDIYGTKDAYLESFRHYTELIQPGGTLVIHKDLEMKQNVQTGVKVYEYSRDAGDFHAENVRIQNGTIVFDMVSPIENVTNIELGQPVPINIENGIAAMALAQLCGCTADELRYGMRTYAGVDRRFDFKIKSNRHVLLSDYAHHPKEIIQSAKSLKEIYPNRKITVIFQPHLYSRTEDFYMDFAEALSHFDEVILTEIYPAREKTISGVTSALIYDNLKSNVEKQMIKKDDVLKFAKGRDFDVLVILGAGNLDNYTEQLAEIIKEKE, encoded by the coding sequence ATGAAATTAAGGGATATTCAAGCAGTTTATTTCGTAGGCGCCGGAGGCATTGGCATGAGTGCCTTAGCACGATATTTCCATCATAAAGGTCTTGTGGTTGCTGGTTACGATAAAACACCATCTGACTTAACTCACCACTTAGAGCAAGAAGGAATACAATTGCACTACGAAGATAACATAAACTTGATTCCAGAAACGTGTAAAGATCCATCTACTACATTGGTAGTCTACACACCTGCCGTACCAAATACGCACACAGAACTAACATATTTCCGTGAAAATGGCTTTGAAATAGAAAAACGTTCACAAGTTTTGGGCAGACTTACACAAACTCATAAAGGACTTTGCTTTGCTGGTACGCACGGAAAAACTACGACATCTACAATGTGTGCTCATATCATGCACGAGAGTCATTTGGATTGCAATGCTTTCCTTGGTGGCATATCAAAGAACTATGGCACGAACTACATTTTCTCCCAAAAGAGCGATTATGTAGTTATTGAAGCCGACGAGTTCGATCGTTCTTTCCATTGGTTACGCCCCTATATGAGTGTTATTACATCTACAGACCCCGACCATTTAGATATTTACGGAACAAAAGATGCCTACTTAGAAAGTTTCCGCCATTACACCGAACTAATACAGCCAGGTGGGACACTTGTTATTCATAAAGATTTGGAGATGAAACAAAACGTACAGACTGGTGTAAAAGTGTACGAATATAGTAGAGATGCTGGCGACTTTCATGCCGAAAATGTTCGTATACAAAATGGTACCATTGTGTTCGATATGGTTTCGCCCATCGAAAACGTAACAAACATAGAGTTAGGTCAGCCTGTTCCTATCAATATTGAAAACGGAATAGCGGCTATGGCATTGGCACAACTTTGCGGTTGTACAGCCGATGAACTTCGATATGGCATGAGAACTTATGCCGGAGTAGACCGTCGTTTCGATTTCAAAATAAAGAGCAATCGCCATGTATTGCTTTCCGACTACGCACATCACCCAAAAGAGATTATACAAAGTGCCAAGAGTCTGAAGGAGATTTATCCAAATAGAAAGATTACAGTAATCTTTCAACCGCATCTCTACTCACGTACGGAGGACTTTTACATGGACTTTGCCGAAGCACTCAGTCATTTCGACGAGGTTATTCTCACAGAAATCTATCCTGCCAGAGAAAAAACTATATCGGGCGTTACATCAGCACTTATCTACGATAATCTGAAAAGTAATGTAGAGAAACAAATGATTAAAAAAGACGACGTACTAAAATTTGCAAAAGGCAGAGACTTCGATGTCCTTGTTATACTCGGAGCTGGAAATCTCGACAATTATACAGAACAACTTGCAGAGATAATAAAAGAAAAAGAATAG
- the ftsA gene encoding cell division protein FtsA, producing MAEFIVAIELGSSKIIGIAGKKNLDGSISVNAVVKEDASQCIRKGVVYNIDKTGQCLTNIINKLKKQLKYEITHVYVGVGGQSIRSVKNVIVKDLPAGTIISSNMINELMDANRDMSYPDQEILDAATQEYKVDNQESIDPVGIKASHLEGNFLNILWRKSFYDNLNSCFEKAGIAIAEMYLAPLALADSILTDNEKRGGCVLVDLGAGTTTVSVYYKSILRHLAVLPLGGANITKDIASLQIEEKDAEKLKLTHGSAYTDDNDIDNKQSYTVSDDFSVESRTLVDIIEARIEEIIENVIYQIPAEYADKLLGGFILTGGGSNMKNIERAFRNHSHVDKIRTAKFVTQTINANNADINAKNGTMNTILGLLAKGDINCAGIPINPDQKLFEDAAKPTTSTTSDLHREPRKAPEIGQGVVLTAAEKEKAEAERRRIEEEEHKRREEEEEKRKREEEEKRKNSFWGKLTRKVKEFGGTILEPEE from the coding sequence ATGGCAGAATTTATTGTAGCCATTGAACTGGGCTCATCGAAAATCATAGGTATAGCTGGAAAGAAAAATCTTGATGGCAGCATTTCTGTGAATGCTGTCGTTAAAGAAGACGCATCGCAATGTATCCGAAAGGGTGTAGTCTACAATATCGACAAAACAGGACAATGCTTGACCAATATCATAAATAAATTAAAGAAACAACTTAAATACGAGATAACACATGTTTATGTGGGCGTGGGAGGTCAGTCTATTCGCAGTGTAAAGAATGTAATTGTAAAAGACTTGCCTGCAGGAACTATCATTTCGAGCAACATGATTAACGAATTGATGGATGCAAACCGTGATATGAGTTATCCGGACCAAGAAATTCTCGATGCAGCCACTCAAGAATATAAAGTAGATAACCAGGAATCTATTGATCCTGTAGGAATTAAGGCAAGTCATTTAGAAGGAAACTTCCTAAATATTTTATGGCGTAAATCTTTCTACGACAATCTCAATAGTTGTTTTGAAAAGGCTGGTATTGCTATTGCAGAAATGTATTTGGCACCTTTAGCTTTAGCTGATAGTATTCTCACCGATAACGAAAAACGCGGGGGGTGTGTGCTTGTCGACCTTGGGGCTGGCACGACTACCGTCTCTGTCTATTATAAAAGCATACTGAGACACCTTGCCGTGTTACCACTTGGTGGGGCAAATATCACGAAAGATATTGCAAGTTTACAAATAGAAGAGAAAGATGCTGAGAAGTTAAAGCTTACACACGGCAGTGCATACACCGACGATAATGATATAGATAACAAACAATCGTATACCGTTTCCGATGATTTCTCTGTAGAAAGCAGAACCCTTGTTGACATCATCGAGGCTCGTATCGAAGAAATTATTGAGAATGTCATTTACCAAATTCCAGCTGAATATGCAGACAAATTGTTAGGTGGCTTTATTCTTACAGGTGGCGGTTCTAATATGAAGAACATCGAACGTGCCTTCCGCAACCATTCACACGTAGACAAAATCAGGACAGCAAAATTTGTTACTCAGACTATTAACGCCAACAATGCTGACATCAATGCCAAGAATGGTACAATGAACACCATTCTCGGCTTGCTGGCAAAGGGGGACATTAATTGTGCAGGTATTCCAATCAATCCTGATCAAAAGCTTTTTGAAGATGCTGCTAAGCCTACGACTTCAACTACAAGCGACCTACATAGAGAACCAAGAAAGGCACCCGAGATTGGACAAGGGGTTGTTTTAACTGCTGCAGAAAAGGAAAAGGCTGAAGCAGAACGTCGGCGCATAGAGGAAGAGGAGCACAAACGCAGAGAAGAGGAAGAAGAAAAGCGTAAACGTGAAGAAGAAGAGAAGCGTAAGAATAGCTTTTGGGGTAAACTTACTCGTAAAGTTAAAGAATTTGGTGGTACAATCTTAGAACCAGAAGAATAG